From Camelina sativa cultivar DH55 chromosome 5, Cs, whole genome shotgun sequence:
GATTATTACAGGTCTTGAGTACTTGCATACTGGCTGCAATCCTAGTATCATTCACAGGGATGTGAAATCAAGCAATATTCTCCTGGACATTAACATGAGAGCCAAAGTGTCTGACTTTGGTCTCTCGAGACAGACAGAGGAAGACTTGACTCACGTGTCCAGTGTCGCAAAAGGGACCGTTGGATACCTTGATCCAGAGTAAGGCCAACAACACAAACTCACAAAGTCTTCCCTTTAATGATCTTTGAGTGATACTGCATTGTTTTGACAGGTACTATGCTAGTCAGCAGCTGACTGAGAAGAGCGACGTCTACAGTTTTGGCGTTGTTCTCTTTGAATTGCTCTCTGGAAAGAAACCAGTCTCCGTGGAAGATTTTGGTCCTGAAATGAATATTGTCCACTGGGTAAGCACCTCTACATCTTCTCTCCATTCAAAACTTTTCACCCTTCACAGTTTAAAGTACTGATCcccctctcttttcttttcttgttcacCAACAGGCAAGATCACTGATCCGTAAAGGAGACGTATGTGGGATCATAGATCCATGTATAGCAGGCAATGTGAAAATCGAGTCAATATGGAGAGTTGCTGAGGTAGCAAACCAATGCGTTGAGCAGCGTGGTCATAGCAGGCCAAGGATGCAGGAAGTGATAGTGGCGATACAAGACGCTGTCAGGATCGAGAGAGGAAACGACAATGGGTTAAAGTCATCGAGTTCAAGCAGCTCAAAGGCGCAATCATCTCGTAAAACCTTGCTGACTAGCTTCCTCGAGATAGAGAGCCCTGACATCTCAAGAAACAGCCTAGCTCCAGCTGCTAGGTGAATCCTCTTGAAGCTCCATCGTCACATAAATGAATACATTTTATACGTATTGAAATGAGTGTATGTAAAGCAGTGTATTTCCACACACTTCTGACATTTACACTGTAGATGATGttagttgaccaaaaaaagaagaagatgggtgATTAAGTAGATAGcacaaaaccaaatttaaaaatgCTTTCCGTAACAACAGCTACATTACATAACATGTAATATGAACGTATAACGTAGAACAGAGTTAAGTAATATCATAAGGTAAAAGATGCTTTGCGATCTGTCTCCTATGCTGACGAAGATTGACAAATTTCCAAAAGTTCTTGCATGGTTTGTCTGGAATAGCCCATTgtcaaaagattcaaaacacATGATACTACATgcatcattcatcatcaaacATTTGTCACAAAAAATTGCATTTTACTTCATTTAACTGCAGCTAATCATCATGTGAGCTTAGATTTATCAGTTATGGTATGTAAATGTAAATCTATCAACATCAAAGGTGCCAACTTCCATACTCAAACATCACATGAAACCAAAAATTTTcaaggaaaacaacaaaattaaattaaaaaataatggtgagagagagacaaagaagaaacagagagagtagtTAATTCCGGTGGTTTTCAGCTCATCTACTTCTACCCACCTTCGTCCCTTCCGCCCAAATTCAATTCccatcttcctctctctccatAAAAACCCTAGCTTTACTCATCTCCTTCCCAAAATTCTCAACCTTTCTTTCTCATGGAGATCTGTACTTACTTCAAATCCCAACCCACTTGCTCCTCGTTCTCTTCGTTCTCGGGTCAATCTCCATTTTCAAATTCATCTTCACCCTCCTCAGATCTTTCTACATCTACTTCCTCAGACCCGGCAAGAATCTACGCCGTTACGGTTCATGGGTACTCATCACCGGACCAACCGACGGAATCGGTAAAGCTTTCGCCTTTCAGTTAGCCCAGAAAGGTTTTAACCTCATACTCGTCGCTCGTAACCCCGAGAAGCTCAAAGATGTCTCTGAATCGATCAGATCCAAGTATGGTAAGACTCAGATCTTGACCGTTGTGATGGATTTCTCTGGAGATATTGATGAAGGTGTGAAACGGATCAAGGAGACCATTGAGGGTTTAGATGTTGGGATTTTGATTAACAACGCTGGGATGTCGTATCCTTATGCTAAGTACTTTCATGAGGTTGATGATGAGTTGGTTAATAACTTGATCAAGATCAATGTTGAAGGAACTACTAAAGTTACTCAGGCTGTGTTGCCTAATATGCTAGCCAGGAAGAAAGGTGCTATTATCAATATGGGTTCTGGTGCTGCTGCTCTGATTCCTTCGTATCCTTTCTACTCTGTTTATGCTGGCGCTAAAACGTAAGGAGTCTTGTTGTGTTGTGTgctgtgttgtttgttttgagcTGATGCTTTGAGTGGTTTATAGTAgtgatattgtttgttttggtctttCTCAGGTATGTGGATCAATTCACAAAGTGTCTACATGTTGAGTACAAGAAGAGTGGGATTGATGTTCAATGCCAGGTGAACTTTTCTGAATCATTTTTCCTTTGGAACATGATTTTGCTTGAGATTTTTGTTGGAAAttgttaattactttttaagtgtGATCTTTGTAAGAACAGAAGTAGGATTAAGGTATGAGTAAAACCAATCTTATCTTTGTAGGATACTAGTTCTTGGCTTATCAAAGTCAGTCGTTTGCCTCATTTAAAGTAGTGGCACAAGTTTTGTCTGATGATCTAGATAGGAGAATATGTAAACGTTAATTCTTGAATCCTTAGAAGATGTGATTCTGTCATGGTTTCCTGACTCTGTTTCTGTTTATTTAGAGCCTTAGTGTGTCATTAGTGAACTTAGAAGGTTGATGATTGTTGttagttttactagttttttttgcAAAGGAGGAACTATTGCATTACATGTCTCTTTGATGAGATACTTCTATGATGTGAGGTCTCGTTTCTGATTGTTTAtattaggcctgggcaaaatacccggatccgaatatctgatccgaacccgatcaaaaaacccgatccgaatccgtatctgaaattgtaaaatacccgaacgggttctaaatctctaaattcgaaaacccgaatccgaatccgatccgaactgaaatccgaacgggtatccgaatataccaacattattaatatatagtactaatatattagtaatatttataactttaataatataaatgttcaaaatattcatatttttaaaaattttcgacaatttgaaatatttaaactgtttattagtatttttgggtaaaaaatattctaaatttttagatatattgcgtattattgaataatttNCGATCAGATCCAAGTATGGTAAGACTCAGATCTTGACCGTTGTGATGGATTTCTCTGGAGATATTGATGAAGGTGTGAAACGGATCAAGGAGACCATTGAGGGTTTAGATGTTGGGATTTTGATTAACAACGCTGGGATGTCGTATCCTTATGCTAAGTACTTTCATGAGGTTGATGATGAGTTGGTTAATAACTTGATCAAGATCAATGTTGAAGGAACTACTAAAGTTACTCAGGCTGTGTTGCCTAATATGCTAGCCAGGAAGAAAGGTGCTATTATCAATATGGGTTCTGGTGCTGCTGCTCTGATTCCTTCGTATCCTTTCTACTCTGTTTATGCTGGCGCTAAAACGTAAGGAGTCTTGTTGTGTTGTGTgctgtgttgtttgttttgagcTGATGCTTTGAGTGGTTTATAGTAgtgatattgtttgttttggtctttCTCAGGTATGTGGATCAATTCACAAAGTGTCTACATGTTGAGTACAAGAAGAGTGGGATTGATGTTCAATGCCAGGTGAACTTTTCTGAATCATTTTTCCTTTGGAACATGATTTTGCTTGAGATTTTTGTTGGAAAttgttaattactttttaagtgtGATCTTTGTAAGAACAGAAGTAGGATTAAGGTATGAGTAAAACCAATCTTATCTTTGTAGGATACTAGTTCTTGGCTTATCAAAGTCAGTCGTTTGCCTCATTTAAAGTAGTGGCACAAGTTTTGTCTGATGATCTAGATAGGAGAATATGTAAACGTTAATTCTTGAATCCTTAGAAGATGTGATTCTGTCATGGTTTCCTGACTCTGTTTCTGTTTATTTAGAGCCTTAGTGTGTCATTAGTGAACTTAGAAGGTTGATGATTGTTGttagttttactagttttttttgcAAAGGAGGAACTATTGCATTACATGTCTCTTTGATGAGATACTTCTATGATGTGAGGTCTCGTTTCTGATTGTTTAtattaggcctgggcaaaatacccggatccgaatatctgatccgaacccgatcaaaaaacccgatccgaatccgtatctgaaattgtaaaatacccgaacgggttctaaatctctaaattcgaaaacccgaatccgaatccgatccgaactgaaatccgaacgggtatccgaatataccaacattattaatatatagtactaatatattagtaatatttataactttaataatataaatgttcaaaatattcatatttttaaaaattttcgacaatttgaaatatttaaactgtttattagtatttttgggtaaaaaatattctaaatttttagatatattgcgtattattgaataatttagactaaattagatattacaattttgagttttgtgaagttcgggtaatccgaatccaaacccgaaatacccgaaccgaacccgatccgaacccgaagtctagaaatacccgaacgggtcttatacctctaaacccaaaaacccgaaaacccgaaaacccgaaatacccgaaccgaacccgaacgggtacccgaatgtCCAGGCCTAGTTTATATAGGCCGTTTATGTCAAAGAATGTCAAAAGTGTTGTGACCTTAGATAATTAAACGAAACCATTTTTCAGATGTACTTTATAATCCCTGTGTCAAAGATTATATTCGCTCACTGTGTCACTTTCCATGTATGTTAAAACTGAGTGTGGAGTTGTACATCACCAAAACAACTTAATGGGTCCACTGCTCAATAACTTTTGTTACCTTTGATTTATATGGCTAATTGGGTGAGTGTTTTCATAGGTTCCCTTGTATGTTGCGACAAAGATGACAAAAATAAGAAGAGCATCCTCTTAGTTGCATCACCAGAGGGTTACGCAAAGGCAGCACTGCGTTTTGTAGGCTATGAAGCACAATGCACGCCATACTGGCCTCACGCTCTCATGGGTGCAGTTGTCTCTGCATTGCCCGAAAGCGTTTTTGAATCGTTTAACATTAAGAGGTGCCTCCAGATCCGGAAGAAGGGGCTCCAAAAAGACTCCAtgaaaaaagaatgaaactttgAGGTTGAAGGTACTGCAAAAATATCTTCCTCTGAAGTTGTTAGTTTCTTGCGAGCTTATGTTTCCGAATCTTTGTAAGACTTGTACGCTTTAGTTTCCTTATTTTAAGATTAAAAACCCTAccgtgcacaaaaaaaaaaaagatcagtttTTGATCCgcaagttttaatttttttttgtgttttttttttttcacatcaaATAAAACTAACCTGACGCTCTCTCTGCGATCGAATTATACCCTTATCAAGCTCATCGTTCTGTTATCCAATACGCTCgcttatccaaaaaaaaaaaaaaaaccggagCTTTCAAACTCCGCTCATACTCATTCTGACTTTATCCAATGTTTTCTTCCTCTTATCAACAGCGAGAGTTCGAGAGATACTGATATGCGTCCTTCTTCAACTTTACGCTTCCTCCCAAGGATTTCGAACTTCTGGCAAGACGTATCTGGTCCCGTTCAAACGGATTCGAAAGAGAATTTTGATAGAAAAAGTTACGTATTAtaaggaaggagaagagtaTTTATACGAAAACAACTAGGACAACACACAGAAATAAAAATGGGACTAAATGGATCACAATGGGCTCTACAATAAGTATGTGGTCTTGTCTCATTAAATAGGTCTTTTGGAAAACCCATTGAAGCAAAACCAAaagagggaaaaagagtacaagtCCACACACCTCCACTGCATCCTTTTTAAGAGGCTTGAATCACAAGTTCACAACCATAGTGGTTGGACAAGCACACTAAAGACTATCCTGAACTTGATGTAGGAGTGTAGTGATGGTTTGACTTAGCAGTTTTGTCTTTGACCTCGTCAAGAGACCGTTGGGAACGTGCAGGGCTTCCTGcagaacatcttcttcttcctgcagaacgtcttcttcttcatcctgaaGCTGTTCCTTAGCTCTAAACTCTTCAGATTCAAGCTGTTCCTCACCTCCAAGCTTCTCGGGTTCAAGCTACTCTGTAACTCCTTGTTCCAAACTTTCCATGCTCACATCATGTGCCGATGATAGAAGTCCAAAGTCCAGATACTAGTATCATTGATTGAATGACACGAGATTATTTTATATAAGCGGCCGTCGGTATGAAAGACAGAAAGAGTACCAAACTCTGGTATTCAAAGACCTCTTTCTCCAGATCAATGAGTCACGATATTCATGGTTTAAAACTTCCACAAGTTTccgaaaattttaaaatgttttccGTAACAAACTGCTACAGAACATGTACGTATAACGTAGGACAGAGTTAAGTAATAGTATCATAAGGTAAAGATGCTTCGCAAATCGCAATCTGTCTCCTATGCAAAGTGCAGATGAATTGATCATTGACAAATTTCCAAAAAAGTTTCTTGCATgtcaaaagattcaaaacaaatGAATTGACACAACATGCCTCATTAACTCTTCATCAACCATTTGTCcccaaaaaatttcatataactCATTGCATTCtactatttttttactatttgaaaCCTTGTTCTGTACTGCAGCCCATCATCATCTGAGCTTAAATTTATCATTCATTTATGGTATGTAAATGTAATTCTATCAACATCGAAGTTGCCGACTTCCAaatttattagaaagataacaaaaaaaataaaaataaatagttaattCCGGTAGTTTTCAGCGCAACTTCTACCCGCCCAAATTCaattctcctcttcttcttcctctccataAAAACCCTAACTCTCCTCATCTCCTTCCCAAAATCCTCAACCTTTCTTCCTCATGGAGATCTACACTTACTTCAAGTCCCAACCCACTTGGTTCCTCGTCCTCCTCGTTCTCGGGTCAGTCTCCATTTTCAAATCCATCTTCACCCTCCTCAGAACTTTCTACATTTACTTCCTCAGACCAGGCAAGAATCTACGCCGGTACGGTTCATGGGTACTCATCACCGGACCAACCGACGGAATCGGTAAAGCTTTCGCCTTTCAGTTAGCCAAGAAAGGTCTTAACCTCATACTCGTCGCTCGTAATCCCGAGAAGCTCAAAGACGTCTCTGAGTCAATCAGAGCCAAGTATGGTAAGACTCAGATCTTGACCGTGGTGATGGATTTCTCTGGAGATATTGATGAAGGTGTGAAACGGATTAAAGAGACGATTGAGGGTTTAGAAGTTGGGATTTTGATTAATAACGCTGGGATGTCGTATCCTTATGCTAAGTACTTTCATGAGGTTGATGGAGAGTTGCTTAATAACTTGATCAAGATCAATGTTGAAGGAACTACTAAAGTTACTCAGGCTGTGTTGCCTAGTATGCTAGCGAGGAAGCGTGGTGCTATTATTAATATAGGTTCTGGTGGTGCTGCTCTTATTCCTTCGTATCCCTTTTACTCTGTTTATGCTGGCGCTAAAACGTAAGGAATCTTTTCTTGTGTTGTGCTGATGCTTTGAGTGGTTTAAAAGTAATGatattgttttgttctttcttagGTACGTGGATCAATTCACAAAGAGTCTACATGTTGAGTACAAGAAGAGTGGGATTGATGTTCAATGTCAGGTGAAATTTTTTGAATCAATTTTGTCTTCTTGGAACATATGATACctttgattaataatatatatgggtGATTGTTTTCATAGATTCCCATGTATGTTGCGACAAAGATGGCAAAAATAAGAAGAGCATCCTTCTTAGTTGCATCACCAGAGGGTTACGCAAAGGCAGCAATGCGTTTTGTAGGCTATGAAGCACAATGCACGTCGTACTGGCCTCATGCTCTTATGGGTGCAGTTATCTCTGCATTGCCCGAAAccgtttttgaattt
This genomic window contains:
- the LOC104787789 gene encoding LOW QUALITY PROTEIN: very-long-chain 3-oxoacyl-CoA reductase 1-like (The sequence of the model RefSeq protein was modified relative to this genomic sequence to represent the inferred CDS: inserted 2 bases in 2 codons) codes for the protein MEICTYFKSQPTXLLVLFVLGSISIFKFIFTLLRSFYIYFLRPGKNLRRYGSWVLITGPTDGIGKAFAFQLAQKGFNLILVARNPEKLKDVSESIRSKYGKTQILTVVMDFSGDIDEGVKRIKETIEGLDVGILINNAGMSYPYAKYFHEVDDELVNNLIKINVEGTTKVTQAVLPNMLARKKGAIINMGSGAAALIPSYPFYSVYAGAKTYVDQFTKCLHVEYKKSGIDVQCQVPLYVATKMTKIRRASXLVASPEGYAKAALRFVGYEAQCTPYWPHALMGAVVSALPESVFESFNIKRCLQIRKKGLQKDSMKKE
- the LOC104787788 gene encoding very-long-chain 3-oxoacyl-CoA reductase 1 codes for the protein MEIYTYFKSQPTWFLVLLVLGSVSIFKSIFTLLRTFYIYFLRPGKNLRRYGSWVLITGPTDGIGKAFAFQLAKKGLNLILVARNPEKLKDVSESIRAKYGKTQILTVVMDFSGDIDEGVKRIKETIEGLEVGILINNAGMSYPYAKYFHEVDGELLNNLIKINVEGTTKVTQAVLPSMLARKRGAIINIGSGGAALIPSYPFYSVYAGAKTYVDQFTKSLHVEYKKSGIDVQCQIPMYVATKMAKIRRASFLVASPEGYAKAAMRFVGYEAQCTSYWPHALMGAVISALPETVFEFFNIKRCLQIRKKGLQKDSMKKE